A region from the Candidatus Persebacteraceae bacterium Df01 genome encodes:
- a CDS encoding DUF368 domain-containing protein — MKTVKPYIGIFLRGICMGAADLVPGVSGGTVAFITGIYQRLLAAISAFSSAALWRELLRFNISGTWQLADGKFLLALGAGILSAVVLFNRLLHYLLSEHTHLLLAFFCGLVLASAKLVARELHAPTARHWAIGIVGAVFTLMTITQLPAGSMTPTLPTLFIGGAVAICAMLLPGISGSYILLIAGLYGAVINAIHEREIIALLIFAIGCGCGLLLFSRLLSYLLHRWHDAIVSLLIGVMLGALPKLWPWKAHADGMKIILQPNVLPTVYESDPQIWAALALASLGAMLVLALQKTAATLIKDN; from the coding sequence ATGAAAACCGTTAAACCTTATATTGGTATTTTTTTGCGCGGGATATGTATGGGCGCAGCGGATTTAGTGCCTGGCGTGTCAGGCGGCACTGTCGCTTTTATCACTGGAATTTATCAACGCCTACTTGCCGCCATTAGCGCTTTTTCTTCGGCGGCGTTGTGGCGCGAACTTCTCCGTTTTAATATCTCTGGCACTTGGCAGTTAGCTGACGGCAAATTCTTATTAGCACTTGGCGCCGGTATCCTAAGTGCGGTCGTATTGTTTAATCGCTTACTACACTATTTACTAAGCGAACATACACATTTATTGTTGGCATTTTTTTGCGGCTTGGTACTAGCTTCTGCAAAGCTTGTCGCCCGTGAATTGCACGCACCTACCGCACGACACTGGGCAATAGGAATTGTCGGAGCAGTATTTACTTTGATGACAATCACACAACTTCCTGCCGGCAGCATGACACCCACTTTGCCAACACTTTTTATCGGTGGCGCTGTCGCTATCTGCGCCATGTTATTACCCGGCATTTCCGGTAGTTATATTTTGTTGATTGCTGGCCTCTATGGTGCAGTTATCAATGCCATTCATGAAAGAGAAATCATTGCTTTGTTGATATTTGCAATAGGTTGCGGCTGCGGGCTGTTGCTGTTTTCCAGATTACTTTCATATTTATTGCATCGCTGGCATGACGCAATCGTATCACTGCTTATCGGCGTCATGCTTGGCGCACTGCCCAAGCTTTGGCCATGGAAAGCCCATGCTGATGGCATGAAAATTATTTTACAACCAAATGTACTGCCCACCGTCTATGAGAGTGATCCGCAAATTTGGGCGGCATTAGCATTAGCATCGCTCGGCGCAATGCTTGTATTAGCATTACAAAAAACCGCGGCAACACTCATTAAAGACAATTAA
- the hemF gene encoding oxygen-dependent coproporphyrinogen oxidase, which produces MNEKDMDLVRTYLFSLQETLTEALAAIDGREFVVDTWRSKLGSGRSMSLESGAVFDRAGVNFSNVAGDSLPKAASSRRPNIAGKSYEAAGVSLVAHPKNPHCPTVHMNVRVFTVGDVWWFGGGMDLTPYYGYEDDCRHFHLTCKEALDAHDTALYPQFKQRCDEYFYIPHRQEQRGIGGVFFDDFDEESYSHAFAVVRAVGDAFLPAYLPIVKRRHNMPYSECELLWQQYRRGRYVEFNLVCDRGTLFGLQSGGRTEAILMSLPPLARWHQAKPQGDLEMRLEKEFLLPRDWAK; this is translated from the coding sequence ATGAATGAGAAAGACATGGACTTGGTGCGGACCTATTTGTTTTCTTTGCAGGAGACTCTCACAGAGGCGCTGGCGGCGATTGACGGTAGAGAGTTTGTTGTTGATACATGGCGTAGCAAACTTGGTAGCGGGCGGAGTATGTCATTGGAAAGCGGTGCGGTATTTGACCGAGCGGGTGTTAATTTCTCTAATGTCGCTGGCGATAGCTTGCCAAAAGCGGCGAGTAGTCGCCGACCAAATATTGCCGGTAAGTCTTACGAGGCAGCGGGCGTGTCATTGGTGGCGCATCCAAAAAATCCACATTGCCCAACCGTACACATGAATGTGCGTGTTTTTACTGTTGGTGATGTTTGGTGGTTTGGTGGCGGTATGGATCTTACTCCATATTATGGCTACGAAGATGATTGTCGGCATTTTCATCTTACCTGTAAAGAAGCTTTGGATGCCCACGACACGGCGTTGTATCCGCAATTTAAGCAGCGGTGCGATGAATATTTTTACATTCCTCATCGTCAAGAGCAGCGTGGTATTGGCGGCGTGTTTTTTGATGATTTTGACGAAGAATCATATTCTCATGCTTTCGCTGTTGTCCGAGCGGTGGGAGATGCTTTTTTACCGGCATACCTACCGATTGTGAAACGTCGTCATAATATGCCGTATAGCGAGTGCGAGCTTTTGTGGCAACAATATCGGCGTGGGCGTTACGTGGAATTTAATTTGGTGTGCGACCGTGGTACTTTGTTTGGTTTACAGTCGGGCGGGCGCACTGAGGCAATTTTGATGTCATTGCCGCCGCTAGCACGCTGGCACCAAGCCAAACCGCAAGGAGATTTGGAGATGCGGCTGGAAAAAGAATTTTTGCTTCCACGTGATTGGGCGAAATGA
- the dapD gene encoding 2,3,4,5-tetrahydropyridine-2,6-dicarboxylate N-succinyltransferase: MMNELEIINNAYEARASLTPQNAPHAVRTAVETVLNDLDSGRRRVASPSETDTWEVHQWLKKAVLLSFRLTDNAVMVGGFTRYYDKVALKYAAADEDFFKNSGTRVVPPATVRHGAYIADNVVLMPSYVNIGAYVDSGTMVDTWATVGSCAQIGKNVHLSGGVGIGGVLEPLQAAPTIIEDSCFIGARSEVVEGVVVGRGSVLSMGVFIGQSTRIYDRASGEIFYGKVPPGSVVVPGSLPSKDGTYSLNCAVIVKTVDEKTRRKTSINELLRATAD; this comes from the coding sequence ATGATGAATGAATTAGAAATAATTAATAATGCTTATGAAGCGCGTGCCTCATTAACGCCGCAAAATGCCCCGCACGCCGTGCGTACAGCGGTAGAAACAGTGCTAAACGATTTGGATAGCGGTCGACGACGAGTGGCGTCTCCCTCCGAAACAGATACATGGGAAGTCCACCAGTGGCTAAAAAAAGCCGTGTTGTTATCATTCCGGCTGACGGACAATGCCGTAATGGTCGGCGGTTTTACTCGTTACTATGACAAAGTAGCACTCAAATACGCTGCGGCTGATGAAGATTTTTTCAAAAATAGCGGTACTCGCGTAGTACCACCAGCAACGGTGCGACACGGCGCTTACATCGCCGACAATGTGGTACTGATGCCTTCATACGTCAACATTGGCGCTTATGTAGACTCAGGCACAATGGTAGACACTTGGGCTACGGTTGGCTCCTGCGCGCAAATCGGAAAAAACGTCCACTTATCTGGCGGTGTTGGAATCGGTGGAGTTCTGGAGCCGTTACAGGCAGCGCCCACAATTATTGAAGACAGTTGCTTTATCGGCGCTCGTTCCGAAGTGGTGGAAGGTGTAGTCGTGGGACGTGGTTCTGTGCTTTCTATGGGCGTTTTTATCGGTCAAAGCACACGCATTTACGACCGCGCTAGCGGAGAAATTTTTTATGGCAAAGTGCCACCAGGAAGCGTAGTAGTGCCAGGCAGCCTGCCCTCCAAAGACGGCACGTATTCTTTAAATTGCGCTGTGATTGTCAAAACAGTAGATGAAAAAACTCGTCGCAAAACCAGCATTAATGAATTATTGCGCGCAACAGCGGATTAA